In Candidatus Liberimonas magnetica, one DNA window encodes the following:
- a CDS encoding S41 family peptidase — MKKTVLIGAMMVFVVLGAARFRVFAAEDKTYDQLKLLVDVMSLIQDNYVENKESKQLIVGSIKGMVKTLDPFSQFMEPEAYKEMSTETQGEFGGLGIRLSYKDGWPTVITPLPGTPAYRIGVLPDDKIVKIEGKSTKDSTLEDVVNKLRGKPGTKVTISIARDSFKEPVDYTIVRQIIKIETIRSKMLANNIGYIHLSEFNANSDKDLDKALMKLKEEGMKSLIFDLRNNPGGLLDVAVDVCKHFLGDDKLIVYTQGRNPDSRREYRSRGKADYGDIPMVVLVNRGSASGSEIVAGAMQDLKRALIVGATTFGKASVQSVFPVEDGNALRLTTAKYYTPLGRGIHRDETTGKGGIAPDIILEIPNEVEAKLYAQAEEIFAPGKEPKPAVKETEIIKDVVLERAIELLKAREIFFAAPKQ, encoded by the coding sequence ATGAAGAAGACAGTTTTGATAGGTGCGATGATGGTATTTGTGGTTTTGGGCGCGGCGAGGTTCCGGGTTTTTGCGGCAGAGGATAAAACCTATGACCAGTTAAAACTCCTGGTTGACGTTATGTCTTTGATACAAGATAATTACGTGGAAAATAAGGAATCAAAACAGTTGATAGTAGGCTCGATAAAAGGGATGGTCAAAACCCTTGACCCGTTCTCTCAGTTCATGGAGCCGGAAGCGTATAAGGAAATGTCTACAGAAACACAGGGGGAGTTCGGAGGGCTTGGAATAAGGCTTTCGTATAAAGACGGCTGGCCTACAGTCATAACCCCGCTGCCGGGCACACCAGCCTACAGGATAGGGGTGCTTCCAGACGATAAGATTGTCAAGATAGAAGGGAAATCTACGAAAGACTCCACTTTAGAGGATGTTGTAAATAAACTCCGCGGAAAACCCGGGACAAAGGTGACTATTTCCATAGCAAGGGATAGTTTTAAGGAGCCTGTCGATTATACGATCGTAAGGCAGATAATAAAAATCGAAACAATAAGAAGCAAGATGCTTGCCAACAATATCGGGTATATCCATCTGTCGGAATTCAACGCAAATTCAGACAAAGACCTCGATAAAGCTTTAATGAAGCTTAAAGAAGAAGGCATGAAATCTTTGATATTTGACCTGCGCAATAATCCCGGAGGCCTGCTTGATGTGGCTGTGGACGTCTGCAAGCATTTTTTAGGCGATGATAAACTTATCGTTTATACCCAGGGAAGGAACCCGGATAGCCGCAGGGAATACCGGTCAAGAGGCAAAGCGGATTACGGGGATATACCTATGGTGGTCCTTGTCAACAGGGGTTCTGCTTCAGGTTCTGAGATAGTTGCAGGGGCGATGCAGGACCTCAAAAGAGCGTTGATAGTAGGTGCTACCACTTTCGGAAAAGCAAGCGTTCAGTCGGTATTCCCGGTCGAAGACGGGAATGCTTTAAGGCTTACGACCGCAAAGTATTATACGCCTTTGGGAAGAGGCATACACAGAGATGAAACAACGGGAAAAGGGGGTATAGCTCCTGATATAATTTTAGAAATACCGAATGAAGTTGAAGCAAAGTTATATGCCCAGGCAGAAGAAATATTTGCACCGGGTAAAGAGCCTAAACCTGCAGTAAAAGAAACTGAGATCATAAAGGATGTTGTCCTGGAACGTGCAATAGAACTGTTGAAAGCCAGGGAAATTTTCTTTGCAGCCCCTAAACAATAA
- a CDS encoding divergent polysaccharide deacetylase family protein, whose protein sequence is MLDSQGGIIRLFFGIILVFIGVVLWLFLQGKAKNYYMRAIKFDSGLSDVLVANGIDDSNIVSQQRLKKKSGFNTWIEFNKEIKLNNKTDLSKIRQQTELLAKKSTLEFYQLKASSDAVTFEIKQKDKVFSRVTFLQTHGPGVLLEKSKTPFRNKKLVAIVIDDVGYKEDLSEFLSLGIPVNFAVLPKERYSARIAAKLNSLKMPFIMHLPMEPEKYPAENPGKFALLLKMNGKEIEKIFNEDLNSLKGAAGVSNHMGSAFTADKEKMGILLNLVKKENLFFLDSYTSQNSKAKKTANEIGLKNLRNDIFIDVKDEPDSINKQLAAVMKTAQKYGQCIAIGHFHRKYVIPALKENLEKFKENNIEFVYLKDLF, encoded by the coding sequence ATGTTAGATAGCCAGGGCGGTATAATCAGGTTGTTTTTCGGCATAATACTTGTATTCATTGGAGTGGTCTTATGGTTGTTCTTACAGGGAAAAGCCAAGAACTATTACATGAGAGCCATCAAATTCGATAGCGGTTTATCAGATGTGCTTGTGGCTAACGGTATAGATGATTCAAACATCGTATCCCAGCAAAGGCTGAAAAAAAAGTCAGGTTTTAACACCTGGATAGAGTTTAACAAAGAGATAAAATTAAATAATAAAACCGACCTTTCAAAAATAAGGCAGCAAACCGAACTCCTGGCAAAAAAAAGTACTCTAGAGTTTTATCAGCTGAAGGCTAGTTCGGATGCGGTGACCTTTGAAATAAAGCAAAAAGACAAAGTATTCTCAAGGGTAACCTTCCTTCAAACTCATGGCCCAGGTGTCCTTTTGGAAAAATCAAAAACACCCTTTAGAAATAAGAAACTAGTAGCTATCGTAATAGATGACGTCGGGTATAAAGAAGATCTTTCGGAATTTTTAAGCCTGGGCATACCGGTCAATTTTGCAGTATTGCCGAAAGAAAGATATTCAGCCAGGATAGCGGCCAAACTGAATTCTTTAAAGATGCCTTTTATCATGCATTTGCCTATGGAACCAGAGAAATATCCCGCCGAAAACCCCGGAAAATTCGCTCTTCTTTTGAAGATGAACGGCAAAGAGATAGAAAAAATATTTAATGAAGACCTTAATTCGCTCAAAGGAGCGGCCGGCGTGAGCAACCATATGGGCTCGGCATTTACTGCGGACAAAGAAAAAATGGGGATATTACTGAATCTTGTAAAAAAAGAGAATTTGTTTTTCCTTGATTCATATACTTCTCAAAATTCGAAGGCCAAGAAAACCGCTAATGAAATAGGCCTGAAAAATTTAAGGAACGATATTTTTATTGACGTTAAAGATGAACCGGATTCCATAAATAAGCAGCTGGCTGCGGTAATGAAGACAGCTCAAAAATACGGCCAGTGCATAGCTATAGGCCATTTCCATAGAAAATATGTTATCCCGGCCCTTAAAGAGAATTTAGAGAAGTTTAAAGAAAATAACATTGAATTTGTATATTTAAAAGATCTTTTTTAG
- the tsaD gene encoding tRNA (adenosine(37)-N6)-threonylcarbamoyltransferase complex transferase subunit TsaD translates to MLILGIETSCDETSIAVVSDGRKVIANAVASQINIHSRYSGVVPELASRAHLENINLVFEEALNNAKINKKDLAKKISAVSYTRGPGLAGALLVGQITAQTLSFIYKLPLVDVNHLEGHLYAALLEHKGLRPPYLCLIASGGHTELVIVKGYGKYNLIGATRDDAAGEAFDKVSKLLGLGYPGGPVIDNISKKGNSSRIRFPRPFLWPSWDFSFSGLKTAVVNHVKSVSGYKERAKNLSRKEKADISASFQDAVVETLIEKTIKAAKRYKMNTVVLGGGVSANSELRSAVLKRCRKEGLKAYLPSLELCTDNAAMIACAGYYKFKRLGIKKVIETKIEPNLKLQSW, encoded by the coding sequence ATGTTAATTCTTGGTATTGAGACATCTTGCGATGAAACGTCGATCGCCGTAGTTTCTGACGGAAGAAAAGTAATAGCTAATGCCGTAGCATCCCAGATAAATATACACAGCAGGTATTCAGGAGTAGTACCCGAACTCGCCAGCCGTGCCCACCTTGAAAATATTAATTTGGTATTTGAAGAAGCATTGAATAATGCAAAGATCAACAAGAAAGACCTGGCTAAGAAGATATCCGCCGTATCTTACACTAGAGGACCCGGGCTGGCCGGCGCTCTTTTAGTCGGACAGATAACAGCCCAGACCTTGTCTTTCATATATAAGTTGCCCCTAGTTGATGTAAACCATCTGGAAGGGCATTTATATGCAGCCCTTCTGGAGCATAAGGGCCTTAGGCCTCCTTATTTGTGTTTAATAGCATCCGGAGGTCACACAGAACTTGTAATAGTTAAAGGTTACGGAAAATATAATCTGATCGGAGCTACCAGGGATGATGCCGCAGGCGAAGCTTTTGACAAGGTCTCAAAACTGCTAGGGCTAGGTTATCCTGGAGGGCCGGTGATAGACAATATCTCAAAAAAAGGAAATAGTTCCAGGATCAGGTTCCCCAGGCCGTTCTTATGGCCAAGCTGGGATTTTTCGTTCAGCGGGCTTAAAACAGCTGTCGTAAACCATGTTAAATCAGTCTCAGGATATAAAGAGCGGGCCAAAAATTTAAGTAGAAAAGAGAAAGCCGATATATCCGCATCTTTTCAAGATGCAGTAGTGGAAACTCTGATTGAAAAAACCATAAAAGCCGCAAAAAGATATAAAATGAATACAGTTGTCCTGGGCGGAGGCGTTTCGGCAAATTCAGAGCTTCGCTCTGCCGTACTTAAAAGATGCAGGAAAGAAGGATTAAAAGCATATTTGCCTTCGCTAGAGCTTTGTACGGATAATGCGGCCATGATAGCTTGTGCCGGGTATTATAAATTCAAAAGGCTGGGGATTAAAAAAGTTATTGAAACTAAGATAGAACCTAATTTAAAACTACAAAGTTGGTAG
- the dusB gene encoding tRNA dihydrouridine synthase DusB, with protein MNKTAVCTQLKIGKLELKNNLMLAPMAGVTDSVFRLLAKEGGAGLVCAEMLSSNALSYNDKKTRKMLNLSEEEHPVSVQIFGSNPGVMAEAAKIVEDSGAAVVDINFGCPVNKVIKTGAGASLLKNQKLMCDILEKVISVVKIPVTVKTRTGNLLNENLAPQIIKLCQETGVSAVIIHGRAAEFMHSGAPDLKAIKEAVAVAKIPIIGNGGIYDEKSAFEFMDATGCSGIMVGRAAIGDPHIFNRIEYYFRNGEVLKSPSWELRAEYLKRHAKLSMDYYGGKIGIIRLRKLAPYYLKGLPNATRIRERFNHIENLYQLDELLSHVWKSPYFE; from the coding sequence ATGAATAAAACAGCGGTTTGCACACAGTTGAAAATAGGGAAACTGGAACTTAAGAATAACCTGATGTTGGCTCCCATGGCAGGGGTAACGGATTCGGTTTTCCGGTTATTGGCAAAAGAGGGCGGCGCAGGGCTTGTTTGTGCCGAGATGTTATCTTCCAATGCCTTATCCTATAACGATAAAAAGACAAGGAAGATGCTAAATCTGTCTGAAGAAGAACATCCTGTAAGTGTGCAGATATTCGGGTCAAACCCCGGAGTAATGGCTGAAGCCGCAAAAATAGTCGAAGACAGCGGCGCTGCTGTAGTCGATATTAACTTCGGCTGCCCTGTAAATAAAGTTATAAAGACAGGCGCCGGGGCCAGTTTGCTCAAAAATCAAAAATTGATGTGTGACATCCTTGAAAAGGTAATATCCGTAGTTAAAATACCGGTTACGGTAAAGACTAGGACAGGCAATCTGTTAAATGAAAACCTTGCGCCTCAAATAATAAAATTATGCCAGGAAACAGGTGTAAGCGCAGTCATAATTCACGGGCGTGCAGCGGAATTTATGCATTCGGGTGCTCCTGACCTTAAGGCAATAAAAGAAGCCGTGGCAGTTGCAAAGATACCTATCATAGGGAACGGCGGTATATATGATGAAAAATCGGCCTTTGAGTTCATGGATGCAACAGGGTGCAGCGGTATTATGGTGGGCAGGGCAGCTATAGGTGATCCCCATATTTTTAACAGGATAGAATATTATTTTAGAAACGGAGAGGTTCTAAAATCTCCTTCCTGGGAGCTCAGGGCAGAGTACCTTAAAAGACATGCTAAATTGTCAATGGATTATTATGGCGGAAAAATAGGGATCATCCGTTTAAGAAAGCTGGCGCCATACTATCTTAAAGGCTTGCCTAACGCCACAAGAATACGCGAAAGGTTCAATCATATCGAGAACCTCTATCAGCTTGACGAATTATTGTCTCACGTATGGAAATCTCCGTACTTTGAATAG
- the larB gene encoding nickel pincer cofactor biosynthesis protein LarB: MKHSHYFPEPERYERQGFPEAVYAPGKTTAQIVSITKTLCGKNGPVLITRADKTVFSAVKKRFKKARYFAAAKLIVVKYPDKFHPNGLKKYICVVTAGTGDIPAAEEAALTAEVIGAKVERIYDVGVSGIHRLYKHKEKLLNASCVVVCAGMEGALASVVGGLVSCPVIGVPTSIGYGVSFKGVSAMLTMLNSCAPNVSVVNIDDGFGAGVIASLMCKE; the protein is encoded by the coding sequence ATGAAACACAGCCATTATTTCCCTGAACCGGAAAGGTATGAGCGCCAGGGTTTTCCCGAAGCTGTTTATGCGCCGGGAAAGACCACTGCTCAGATAGTCTCTATAACAAAGACGTTATGCGGAAAAAACGGGCCTGTTCTCATTACAAGGGCTGATAAGACCGTATTTTCTGCAGTAAAGAAGAGATTTAAAAAAGCCCGGTATTTTGCTGCGGCAAAACTAATTGTGGTAAAATATCCTGATAAATTTCATCCAAACGGCCTAAAAAAGTATATTTGTGTAGTTACTGCCGGAACCGGAGATATTCCTGCAGCAGAAGAAGCTGCTTTAACTGCCGAGGTTATAGGCGCAAAAGTTGAAAGGATATATGATGTAGGCGTATCAGGGATACACAGGCTGTACAAGCACAAGGAAAAACTACTTAATGCTTCATGCGTAGTGGTGTGTGCAGGTATGGAAGGAGCGCTTGCAAGCGTTGTAGGGGGGTTGGTTAGTTGCCCTGTAATAGGTGTCCCTACCTCTATAGGCTACGGGGTCTCATTTAAAGGTGTTTCCGCGATGCTGACCATGCTTAATTCCTGTGCGCCAAACGTCAGTGTTGTAAATATCGACGACGGTTTTGGAGCCGGAGTCATCGCGAGCCTTATGTGCAAAGAATAA
- a CDS encoding LarC family nickel insertion protein — protein sequence MKIAYFNCSSGIAGDMILASLIDAGLSVKHLESVIKNGLKLGNWRLITKATDSLYHIPLKQLKVQGEKHFNSPGSMLGLIKNSGLSSKAKVVSLKILSLLISAEASAHKIKKNQAHFHELNSLDTMIDVVGVSIALDLLGIDEVYSSFINIGKPAPASLAMIKERKLPVYSNNSVLELATPTGIAIISNISKGFGDMPLIRLERSGMGAGTIKAANNYLAVMIGEAQNTKKQLTYYGQDEVILLDTNIDDMDPRIFPYLIDKLLTLGAKDAWLEQVLMKKGRPGIVLSVMCEREKEKTIVDTIFNETTTLGIRRQENKRYILKRKRINDIKIAFLKNGKVKSNLEFEVAKKKSIARKIPLKNILL from the coding sequence ATGAAAATAGCTTATTTTAATTGTTCAAGCGGCATAGCAGGCGATATGATACTGGCATCTTTGATAGATGCCGGGTTATCAGTAAAACATTTGGAAAGCGTCATTAAAAATGGGCTAAAACTGGGAAATTGGAGACTTATAACAAAGGCTACGGATTCTTTATACCATATTCCGCTAAAGCAATTGAAAGTTCAGGGGGAAAAGCATTTCAATTCTCCTGGCAGTATGCTTGGCTTAATAAAGAACAGCGGACTGTCTTCAAAGGCCAAGGTAGTTAGTTTGAAAATACTTAGTTTGCTGATAAGCGCTGAAGCAAGCGCACATAAGATCAAGAAAAACCAGGCCCATTTCCATGAATTGAATTCATTAGATACTATGATAGATGTAGTCGGGGTTTCCATAGCTTTAGATCTATTGGGAATTGATGAGGTGTATTCTTCATTTATAAACATCGGGAAACCGGCGCCGGCATCGTTGGCTATGATAAAAGAAAGAAAACTACCTGTTTATTCAAATAATTCCGTGTTGGAGCTTGCAACCCCGACCGGGATTGCAATTATTTCCAATATCTCCAAAGGGTTTGGCGACATGCCGTTAATCAGGCTTGAAAGGTCCGGAATGGGAGCAGGGACTATTAAAGCAGCTAACAATTATCTTGCGGTAATGATCGGGGAAGCTCAAAATACAAAAAAACAGTTAACTTATTACGGCCAGGATGAAGTAATATTACTTGACACAAATATAGATGATATGGACCCCAGAATATTTCCATACTTGATAGACAAGCTTTTAACGCTCGGAGCAAAAGATGCCTGGCTTGAACAGGTATTAATGAAAAAAGGAAGGCCCGGTATTGTTTTATCCGTAATGTGTGAAAGGGAGAAAGAGAAAACAATAGTCGATACTATATTTAATGAAACCACGACCCTGGGGATCAGACGGCAGGAAAACAAAAGGTATATATTGAAAAGGAAACGAATTAATGATATAAAAATAGCTTTCCTTAAAAACGGGAAGGTTAAATCAAATCTTGAGTTTGAAGTAGCCAAAAAAAAGTCTATTGCCAGAAAAATACCTTTAAAAAATATACTTCTATAA
- a CDS encoding response regulator, giving the protein MMKKRSKELLKISEVSKLAGVLPSTVRYYTDIGLILVASETQGGHRLYDKESTLTAISKIQFLNKKGMTMEDIKKDMLSSKIRKKILVIDDEPEFGDLVNELINHQFPDYEVKIVYNGFSAGRMLNEYLPDLIILDLMLPGVNGFEVCQQIRSSEFLNSTRILAITGYDSEENRKKILDCGANDYLAKPMDVQTLKEKITSMLEKAS; this is encoded by the coding sequence ATGATGAAAAAACGTTCAAAAGAATTATTAAAGATTTCTGAAGTATCTAAACTTGCCGGCGTACTTCCCTCAACCGTAAGGTATTATACAGATATCGGCTTGATCCTGGTGGCAAGCGAAACACAGGGCGGCCACAGGCTTTATGACAAGGAATCCACTCTTACAGCTATCAGTAAGATCCAGTTTTTGAATAAGAAAGGTATGACTATGGAGGATATTAAAAAGGACATGCTTTCTTCCAAGATAAGAAAGAAAATACTTGTTATTGACGATGAGCCTGAATTCGGCGACCTTGTAAATGAACTTATCAACCATCAGTTCCCTGATTACGAAGTGAAGATAGTCTATAACGGGTTCAGCGCCGGAAGGATGCTGAACGAATACCTGCCTGATTTGATAATCCTTGACCTGATGCTTCCTGGGGTAAATGGTTTTGAGGTTTGCCAGCAGATACGTTCCAGTGAGTTTTTAAACAGCACCAGGATACTTGCTATAACTGGCTATGATTCCGAAGAAAACAGAAAAAAAATATTAGACTGCGGTGCCAATGATTACCTGGCAAAACCCATGGATGTGCAGACCTTAAAAGAGAAGATCACCTCTATGCTTGAAAAAGCAAGCTAA
- a CDS encoding HAMP domain-containing histidine kinase: MNKITIKLRLIITFAFFILLIIFMGIMLVSFSVMNKNFSSEIVKNYSQLYLYQNIYQDYNFQTQSLDNYRSTGQPEHLNKFYLYDSLITKKMIELSNPPEFDEWHGQYKRLVKIVTDNKGLPVRQFEDILSKRLALLNGDLKFKIELLIQKHADTIIKLDKTMMDINKLSIISSLGISILSVLLSGLMSLLIFKSIIYPLMVFQQGTKMIGDGNLEYRIRINSKDEIAKLAESFNSMIENLRNLQLQIVQMDRMSSIGQLAGGVAHEINNPLTGVLGQAQLLLEKLSPDSPYRRNVERIEIAAQRCRTIVRALLDFAREKNYKFIPTDINELVNETLEFTKSEMNSRKIVLEKDIPDPMPYVQVSPGHIQQVFLNIVNNAIHAMPDGGKLYISASMVENNILEIAFADTGLGIKKENIGHVFDPFFTTKDIGKGTGLGLTISYSIVKRHNGEILVKSDGENKGASFLIRLPISHNQPDEKEKVTKLFSEQIPEKKPSAVAVAKVKT, encoded by the coding sequence ATGAACAAAATCACAATTAAACTCAGGTTAATTATAACTTTTGCTTTTTTTATTTTACTTATAATTTTCATGGGTATCATGCTTGTTTCATTCAGCGTTATGAACAAGAATTTCAGCAGTGAAATAGTGAAAAATTATTCCCAGCTGTATTTATATCAGAATATCTATCAGGATTACAATTTCCAAACCCAAAGCCTTGATAATTACCGCTCCACGGGACAGCCTGAACATCTCAACAAGTTTTACCTCTATGACTCCTTGATCACAAAAAAAATGATCGAATTATCCAACCCTCCGGAATTTGATGAATGGCACGGCCAGTATAAAAGATTGGTTAAGATAGTGACTGACAATAAGGGCCTGCCTGTCCGGCAATTCGAGGATATTCTTTCCAAAAGACTGGCCTTGTTAAACGGGGATTTGAAATTTAAAATAGAATTATTGATACAGAAACATGCAGATACGATCATCAAATTAGATAAAACAATGATGGATATAAATAAATTAAGCATAATATCTTCCTTGGGTATAAGTATTTTATCGGTCTTATTGAGCGGTCTAATGAGCCTTCTGATCTTTAAGTCCATTATCTATCCTTTAATGGTCTTTCAACAGGGCACTAAGATGATTGGGGATGGTAACCTGGAGTACCGCATCAGGATAAATTCCAAGGATGAAATAGCCAAGCTGGCGGAAAGTTTTAACAGCATGATCGAGAATTTGCGGAACTTGCAGCTGCAAATCGTTCAGATGGACAGGATGTCTTCCATAGGACAGCTTGCCGGTGGGGTCGCTCATGAGATAAATAATCCTTTAACCGGAGTCCTGGGACAGGCTCAATTGCTTCTTGAAAAACTTTCTCCGGACAGCCCTTACAGGCGCAATGTGGAACGCATAGAGATAGCCGCTCAAAGATGCCGCACTATAGTTCGGGCATTACTTGATTTTGCAAGGGAAAAGAATTACAAGTTCATTCCGACCGATATAAATGAATTAGTAAATGAAACCCTTGAATTCACAAAAAGCGAAATGAATTCCAGAAAAATAGTACTCGAAAAGGATATTCCCGACCCCATGCCGTATGTTCAGGTCTCTCCGGGACATATCCAGCAGGTCTTTCTAAACATAGTAAATAATGCCATACATGCAATGCCGGACGGCGGTAAGTTATATATTTCTGCAAGTATGGTTGAAAATAATATCCTGGAAATTGCTTTTGCTGATACAGGTCTAGGCATAAAGAAGGAAAATATAGGCCATGTTTTTGACCCGTTTTTTACCACAAAGGATATTGGAAAAGGAACGGGGCTCGGCCTGACCATCAGCTATAGCATAGTCAAAAGGCATAACGGAGAGATTCTCGTAAAAAGTGACGGTGAAAACAAAGGTGCAAGTTTTCTAATAAGGCTCCCCATAAGCCATAACCAGCCGGACGAAAAAGAAAAGGTCACAAAACTCTTTTCTGAACAGATACCTGAAAAAAAACCATCGGCTGTAGCCGTTGCCAAGGTAAAAACATAA
- a CDS encoding response regulator: protein MEKILVVDDEPGILELCRKVLVREKYIVFLVSSGEEALKLIPEGMFDLVLTDLKLGELSGLDIITNIKSLYPNTEVLVMTGQATIETAIECLKRGAYDYITKPFNIYELVDSVKKALDHAQLKRKENISREIIYFYKHSQEVTKQLTEENLANLVLESAIKGLKCDSGSIFVFKRDENKLFPLAIVGPVADKGIDDGGKILSWVAEKKEPLLIQNGLDNLPQFKDLPKRKEIVSSMVVPLIDQGMILGVLSLNRFVQGTKYQFNSHDLESLQTFAFHATMMLSATRHNQALRELDKLKSEFVAKVSHELRTPLMAISGAVELLQSYMSGSTSKKTDDIMELMARNTVRMNYLINEVLNFSTMEAKQSKLSLLKFSLRKLMDETVSDFAFKAKEKGISLGFENIDKTEEIMMTADREKVKQILSNLLANAVTFTPKKGWVRLGYRLENKDSVLITVADSGIGIPEDKQKNIFDQFYQVDGSMSREYPGFGLGLSIVRSSVLAHNGKIWVESMPGKGAKFFVVLPLKTVEEKKI, encoded by the coding sequence ATGGAAAAGATATTGGTAGTAGACGACGAGCCTGGAATTCTTGAGCTTTGCAGGAAAGTGCTGGTAAGGGAAAAATATATTGTTTTTTTGGTATCAAGCGGGGAAGAAGCGCTGAAGCTTATTCCTGAAGGAATGTTCGACCTTGTCTTAACCGATCTGAAATTAGGCGAGTTGTCCGGGTTAGATATAATAACCAACATAAAATCCTTATACCCAAATACTGAAGTTTTAGTTATGACAGGCCAGGCAACTATTGAAACTGCAATCGAGTGTTTGAAAAGAGGTGCCTATGACTATATAACAAAGCCGTTTAACATTTATGAACTTGTTGATTCGGTAAAGAAAGCCCTTGACCACGCTCAACTGAAAAGAAAAGAAAACATTTCTCGTGAAATAATATACTTTTATAAGCACTCCCAGGAAGTGACAAAACAGCTTACTGAAGAAAATCTGGCTAATTTAGTATTGGAAAGCGCTATTAAAGGCTTAAAATGTGATTCAGGTTCTATCTTTGTTTTTAAGCGTGATGAGAATAAACTGTTCCCTCTGGCTATTGTCGGGCCCGTAGCCGATAAAGGTATAGATGATGGCGGGAAAATCCTAAGCTGGGTAGCTGAAAAAAAAGAACCGCTGCTTATTCAAAACGGCTTAGATAACTTGCCCCAATTCAAAGACTTGCCGAAAAGAAAAGAAATAGTTTCTTCTATGGTAGTTCCGTTAATTGATCAGGGGATGATATTAGGTGTGCTTAGTTTAAACCGTTTTGTGCAAGGTACCAAATACCAATTCAATTCTCATGACCTTGAATCCCTTCAAACATTTGCTTTCCATGCCACTATGATGCTGTCAGCGACAAGGCATAATCAGGCTTTAAGGGAGCTTGACAAATTAAAATCTGAATTTGTGGCCAAAGTTTCTCATGAACTTAGAACGCCGTTAATGGCTATAAGCGGTGCCGTAGAACTGTTACAAAGCTACATGTCAGGGTCAACCAGCAAAAAAACGGACGATATAATGGAACTTATGGCAAGAAATACCGTGAGGATGAATTATCTTATTAATGAAGTGCTTAATTTTTCAACTATGGAGGCCAAACAATCAAAGCTGAGCTTATTAAAATTTTCACTGCGAAAGTTAATGGATGAGACTGTATCGGACTTTGCTTTTAAAGCAAAAGAAAAAGGTATTTCCTTGGGATTTGAGAATATAGACAAAACCGAAGAAATCATGATGACAGCGGACAGAGAAAAAGTCAAGCAGATTTTATCCAACCTTCTTGCAAACGCCGTGACGTTTACTCCGAAAAAAGGCTGGGTAAGGCTTGGATACAGGCTTGAAAACAAAGACAGCGTCCTTATCACTGTGGCGGATTCAGGTATAGGCATACCAGAGGATAAACAAAAAAATATTTTTGATCAATTTTATCAGGTTGACGGTTCCATGTCAAGGGAATATCCGGGTTTTGGCCTAGGCCTTTCAATAGTCAGGTCTTCTGTACTTGCGCATAACGGGAAAATCTGGGTTGAATCAATGCCCGGAAAAGGCGCAAAGTTCTTTGTTGTTCTGCCCCTTAAGACCGTTGAAGAAAAAAAGATTTAA
- a CDS encoding response regulator, with protein sequence MNNKKKILVVDDDPDILGVLGDFLADEGHEVVCVNNGTEALSKFCETDYDLSILDISMPILSGIDVLEKMREFKPGTKAIMVTAYHNPEVIKKVYKTGALNCIFKPFDLKDLRTAINDIFNKT encoded by the coding sequence ATGAATAATAAAAAGAAAATACTGGTAGTTGACGATGATCCGGATATACTCGGAGTTTTGGGTGATTTTTTAGCCGACGAAGGACACGAAGTAGTTTGTGTCAATAACGGCACAGAGGCCTTATCAAAATTTTGTGAAACGGACTATGACTTATCAATTCTTGATATCTCTATGCCGATTTTAAGCGGGATCGATGTCTTAGAAAAGATGAGGGAATTTAAACCCGGAACGAAAGCGATCATGGTAACGGCTTATCACAATCCCGAGGTCATTAAGAAGGTTTATAAAACCGGAGCTTTGAATTGTATTTTTAAGCCTTTTGACCTTAAAGATTTAAGAACAGCAATTAACGATATATTTAACAAGACATAG